Genomic window (Magnetospirillum sp. 15-1):
ATTCTCGGCCGAGGCCGGGGCGCTGACCTCCACCCGGGCGTCGAAGACGTAGGGCGCGGTGCCCAGCACCTGGGCGCGCATCTCGGGCCACAGCGGCGAGTCCAGCGGATCGGCCATTTCCTCGGCCCGGCCGGCGGCGGCCGGCAGCAGGATCAGCAGGGCGAGGAGAAGGCGCCGCATGTCACTCCTCCGGCGGCCGGTGGGCCACGCCGTGGCGCTTGAAGATGGCCGCCACGGTACCGTCCTTGAGCAGGGCGGCCATGGCGTCCTCCAGCACGTGGGAGAGCTGGCGGTTGCTGTCCTTGACCGCCAGGCCCAGCTCCCACCACGTCTTGGTCAGGCCGGCGGCGGGCATGGGGGCGGTGGGGAAGCGCTTCAGATCGGAGCCCAGCGCCGCCAGGATTTCCGTCTCGTTGCCCATCACCGCCGCCACCTCGCCCGCCCTGAGCGCGTCCACCGCCTTGGCGACGGTGGGGTAATGCACCACGTTGGCCGTATGATTGGGGGCCAGTTGGGCGGTGAGGTAGACATCGGCCAGGGTCGCCAGTTCGACGCCGACCTTCTCCTTCTCGAAGATGGTGATGTCGTCGTCCTTGATCACCCGTTCCGGCTGGCGGGCCACCACCACCCTTTCCCGGAAATAGGGGGAAAAGATCACCACGTTGGCGTTGCGCAGCATGAACACCCGGTCGGTGGGCACGTGCAGCATGGCGTCGGCCACCCGGCGTTCCAGGTAATGGCCTTTCCACACCGCGTTGCGCAGGTCGTCG
Coding sequences:
- a CDS encoding transporter substrate-binding domain-containing protein, whose amino-acid sequence is MARLLTLVALLLAAVSFPGNGIARTDGLDDIKARGELVVAVYRDFPPFSSKKDGEVVGIDVDIAKALAKRLGLKPSIMELTAGESVDDDLRNAVWKGHYLERRVADAMLHVPTDRVFMLRNANVVIFSPYFRERVVVARQPERVIKDDDITIFEKEKVGVELATLADVYLTAQLAPNHTANVVHYPTVAKAVDALRAGEVAAVMGNETEILAALGSDLKRFPTAPMPAAGLTKTWWELGLAVKDSNRQLSHVLEDAMAALLKDGTVAAIFKRHGVAHRPPEE